Proteins encoded by one window of Candidatus Nomurabacteria bacterium:
- a CDS encoding glycosyltransferase family 4 protein — MKLLIITQVVDSTDPSLGFFHAWILEFAKTYEKVTVICLKKGTFDLPKNVQVLSLGKEDSISKFHYLRRFYKYIWQYRKEYDTVFVHMNPVYVILGWKVWFLLGKKISLWYTHKSVDLKLRLATFLVNIIFTASTESFRIKSKKVKIVGHGIDMTLFSPALEPLSYQSTESFKILVVGRLSSIKRNDRIIDAIIEVTKKGIRVGLVFVGEAITANDIKCKKFLEEKASFVNPPNAITFAGGKAHDAIPRYLQNSHLFVTMSDTGSLDKALLEALAMGVPVLVTNPAGVEVLVQSGYTEGIFRDTDSLALKIENIITEYKTYSTHALAILPPFIKKNHGLQSLIATITHLLT; from the coding sequence ATGAAACTTCTTATTATTACTCAGGTAGTAGATAGTACAGATCCGTCGCTTGGTTTTTTCCATGCATGGATTTTAGAATTTGCAAAAACATATGAAAAAGTGACGGTGATTTGTCTCAAAAAAGGCACTTTCGATTTGCCAAAGAATGTACAAGTTTTGTCTCTCGGCAAAGAAGATTCTATTTCTAAATTCCACTACCTGCGACGTTTTTATAAATATATTTGGCAATACAGAAAAGAGTATGATACTGTTTTTGTCCACATGAATCCAGTGTATGTGATTTTGGGATGGAAGGTTTGGTTTCTCCTTGGAAAAAAAATTTCTCTTTGGTATACACACAAAAGTGTAGATCTGAAACTCCGACTAGCTACCTTCCTCGTTAACATTATTTTTACAGCATCAACCGAAAGCTTTCGTATAAAAAGTAAGAAAGTGAAAATTGTTGGTCACGGTATCGACATGACACTTTTTTCTCCAGCACTTGAACCTTTATCCTATCAATCTACTGAATCATTTAAAATCTTAGTTGTTGGACGTTTGTCATCTATTAAACGTAACGATAGAATAATTGATGCAATAATTGAAGTGACAAAAAAGGGGATTCGGGTTGGCCTGGTGTTTGTTGGAGAAGCTATTACGGCAAATGATATAAAATGTAAAAAGTTTCTAGAAGAGAAAGCAAGCTTTGTTAATCCACCGAACGCTATTACATTTGCTGGCGGTAAGGCACACGATGCTATTCCTCGTTACTTACAGAATTCACATCTTTTTGTTACTATGAGTGATACAGGAAGTCTCGATAAAGCCTTGCTTGAAGCGCTTGCTATGGGGGTTCCTGTTCTTGTTACTAATCCTGCCGGGGTAGAGGTTCTTGTCCAGTCTGGCTATACAGAAGGGATATTTAGAGATACTGACTCACTGGCTCTAAAAATCGAAAATATAATAACAGAATATAAGACATATAGTACACATGCCCTTGCTATACTGCCGCCTTTTATTAAAAAAAATCACGGACTTCAAAGCCTGATCGCTACCATAACCCACTTACTTACATGA
- a CDS encoding O-antigen ligase family protein — protein MKISAKKINLLGKVLKRIIEITIFLVPLFVLTTPGPYVGIGAIKVYIFEGLTLTAFLLWIYLRVIIKDERYRYKIGIIDWIFIGFLGWIILSAIFGTSPVTSFWSYYMRGLGVIFYIHLYLFFILIRSVFPSIENFRRLLVLVGSTGLLMALQTYVGTSGLGIKSLEIAADTSGATLGNSSFLGGYLIIALLANIYLLFTTSSKAKRIFYAITSIVIAVSPTLFNFNIWLGRVSIGEILHQPALFLGEARAAVLGMLVGLIAAGMWVTFVKGKKWVRYSIVVVMLMAIVVSTIGIVKTFQTNTALNKYFIETTGGNRLAYAKVSLQAMHDRPLFGFGPENYFIAFEKYFDTALFSSPLIEPWVDKPHNQVLEWGAVAGMPALVLYLCLFFFPLVVLVRYSWKMRQTPLFVLFGIAALIAYFFQNLFLFDTPATAVIWIVVLACIYVGIYKNTQDTSEQTLEEKGVILPPKQIALSVGIKLLYVGVLIWIVILPIAKLHALSKLVTSDPTTRVNRLEHVTHMSPVGVSRTTAQFADALYQSYANNFSIIMSAEDGEKRAITDLKAQVKVLQSIEAKDPDNYQNPFVIARINNLIYEISKAKDAEANALAEVYGKKLLALSPSNVFGYLTLAETYVGASKFNEAIDLVNKAIILQPAVSETRSLLLNLYLISNQDDLFNTALVKAQNEIPGFVYTIPF, from the coding sequence ATGAAAATCTCTGCAAAAAAAATTAATCTACTAGGAAAAGTTTTAAAGCGAATTATTGAAATAACCATTTTCCTTGTACCACTTTTTGTCTTAACGACTCCAGGTCCATATGTCGGCATTGGTGCGATTAAAGTATATATCTTTGAAGGGCTCACACTTACTGCATTTCTGTTGTGGATATACCTACGTGTTATTATCAAGGATGAACGCTATCGCTACAAAATTGGAATTATTGATTGGATCTTTATTGGTTTTTTGGGGTGGATAATTCTTTCGGCAATTTTCGGTACCAGTCCTGTTACCTCATTTTGGTCATACTATATGCGTGGACTTGGTGTTATTTTCTATATCCACTTGTATCTTTTCTTCATCCTTATTCGATCAGTTTTTCCATCAATCGAAAATTTCCGTAGATTGCTAGTCCTTGTAGGTAGTACGGGACTTTTAATGGCACTACAAACCTATGTAGGTACATCTGGTTTGGGTATTAAATCACTCGAAATTGCTGCCGACACCTCAGGTGCAACCCTCGGCAACTCATCATTTTTAGGTGGATATTTAATCATTGCACTTTTGGCTAACATATATCTACTGTTTACAACTTCATCAAAAGCAAAGCGAATTTTCTATGCAATCACAAGTATTGTGATTGCCGTAAGTCCAACATTATTTAACTTTAACATTTGGTTAGGTAGAGTCTCAATCGGAGAGATACTCCATCAACCAGCTCTTTTTTTGGGTGAGGCTCGTGCTGCAGTGCTCGGTATGCTCGTCGGACTGATTGCAGCAGGAATGTGGGTGACATTTGTAAAAGGAAAGAAATGGGTGCGGTATAGCATTGTGGTGGTTATGCTTATGGCGATTGTTGTCTCTACAATTGGCATTGTAAAAACATTTCAAACAAATACAGCATTAAATAAATATTTTATTGAGACGACAGGTGGTAATCGTTTGGCGTATGCAAAAGTTTCATTGCAAGCAATGCATGATAGACCCTTGTTCGGTTTTGGTCCAGAAAACTATTTTATTGCATTTGAAAAATATTTTGATACAGCGCTTTTCTCAAGCCCACTTATTGAGCCATGGGTAGATAAACCACACAATCAAGTGTTGGAATGGGGAGCAGTTGCCGGTATGCCTGCACTGGTATTATATCTTTGTCTTTTCTTCTTTCCGCTTGTTGTACTGGTGCGATATTCTTGGAAAATGAGACAGACACCATTATTTGTACTCTTTGGTATTGCTGCACTTATTGCCTACTTTTTTCAAAATCTTTTTCTTTTTGATACACCGGCCACTGCAGTTATATGGATTGTTGTGCTCGCATGTATATACGTAGGAATATATAAAAATACACAAGATACGTCTGAACAGACTTTAGAAGAGAAAGGTGTCATATTGCCACCGAAACAAATCGCACTTAGTGTAGGAATAAAATTGCTATATGTTGGCGTGCTTATATGGATAGTAATTTTACCGATTGCAAAACTCCATGCATTGTCAAAATTAGTTACCTCGGATCCTACGACGAGGGTAAACAGGTTAGAGCATGTTACTCACATGTCACCAGTCGGAGTTTCGCGAACAACGGCTCAATTTGCTGATGCACTATACCAGTCATATGCCAATAACTTCTCAATTATTATGTCTGCAGAAGATGGAGAAAAACGCGCTATCACTGACCTCAAGGCTCAAGTCAAAGTTCTGCAATCCATAGAAGCAAAAGATCCAGATAACTATCAAAATCCATTTGTAATTGCACGTATTAATAATTTGATTTATGAAATTAGCAAGGCCAAAGATGCTGAAGCAAATGCACTTGCAGAGGTGTATGGAAAAAAATTACTCGCACTTTCACCATCAAATGTATTTGGCTATCTAACGCTTGCTGAAACATATGTTGGAGCAAGTAAATTTAATGAAGCAATTGATCTGGTCAACAAAGCTATTATTCTCCAGCCTGCTGTGTCGGAAACTCGCTCGTTATTGCTTAATTTATATTTAATCAGCAACCAAGACGATCTTTTCAACACGGCGTTAGTGAAGGCGCAAAATGAAATTCCTGGTTTCGTGTACACTATTCCGTTTTAG
- a CDS encoding peptidoglycan-binding protein, translated as MQKFTKFAFATAFVLAAFIVVNVARAEVSVPPNLVVGSSGQEVMDLQAALNVAGYAPALTVDGAFGPMTKAAVVWYQGAHALSADGVVGPMTASSINTLGGTPSSVPGCMAGALYSSTTGAPCTGGVSSVPGCTMPGQLYSVTTGASCSGSVVSNPTGVGSIESDTLIGGYASELVGVGDADHQVAGIQLKAASGGSDVTLTSLSLQFVMTSGTGTDTKMDKYFSNVSFWEEGTKVGSALASEFSQDTNSAYTNYVYSKTITLSGAKILAGQKSNFYVGVSALPVIDSANTVSGGNTWRVIVSNIRFTDGTGASLTYNPTNCSSTSACSFSFASAASANSVEVAISRATDDMKAHVKDVDATSNTNKVQLLKANFKAVGSNLQIDKIPVTITSGVALNLMASTLYLQNASGVVLDSTTVQATGTSTAYTFKNLNQTITNGSSADFIVSADILPLPGTTAFVAGSTMSATIAGGVAGYDITDATGNTIGATKLIGSATGESVAFYDKGIMVDPISATASLTPGTSANDDIQTFTIAFKVTAFGSTIYMPTLAGTSGEKVIFGVDKSGVTVSNAQVSGVVVDTGPYSPSLSSNGNFVINSGTSENFTLTVSVTDGVTNTAGLYRAYLSSINWDSTDIAAAGTFTGLYNFNLGPTNAAFTTNYQNAN; from the coding sequence ATGCAAAAATTTACAAAATTCGCTTTTGCAACAGCTTTCGTTCTTGCAGCTTTCATAGTTGTAAACGTAGCTCGCGCAGAAGTTAGTGTTCCTCCGAACCTCGTTGTAGGTTCAAGTGGACAAGAAGTGATGGATCTTCAAGCAGCACTCAATGTTGCTGGTTATGCTCCAGCACTTACTGTTGATGGTGCTTTTGGTCCTATGACCAAAGCAGCTGTTGTTTGGTATCAAGGTGCTCACGCTCTAAGTGCTGATGGTGTTGTTGGTCCTATGACTGCTTCATCAATCAATACTTTGGGTGGTACACCATCAAGTGTTCCTGGCTGTATGGCTGGTGCTCTCTATAGTTCAACTACTGGAGCTCCATGTACAGGCGGTGTATCAAGTGTTCCTGGCTGTACAATGCCTGGACAGCTTTACAGCGTTACAACCGGTGCATCATGTAGCGGTAGTGTTGTAAGCAATCCAACTGGTGTTGGTAGCATCGAAAGCGATACGTTGATTGGCGGTTACGCTAGTGAACTTGTCGGCGTAGGTGATGCTGATCATCAAGTTGCTGGTATCCAGCTTAAGGCTGCTTCTGGTGGCTCTGATGTGACTCTTACCTCACTTAGTCTTCAATTCGTGATGACTAGTGGTACTGGTACAGACACAAAGATGGATAAATACTTCTCAAATGTTTCATTCTGGGAAGAAGGCACAAAGGTTGGTTCAGCGCTTGCGTCTGAATTCAGTCAAGACACTAACTCTGCGTACACAAACTACGTTTACTCTAAGACAATAACTCTTAGTGGTGCTAAGATTCTTGCAGGCCAGAAGTCAAACTTCTACGTCGGCGTTTCAGCACTTCCAGTAATCGATAGTGCAAACACAGTTTCTGGTGGAAACACATGGAGAGTGATCGTTTCTAACATCCGCTTTACGGATGGAACAGGCGCTTCACTAACCTACAATCCTACGAACTGTTCTTCAACAAGTGCATGTTCATTTAGCTTTGCAAGTGCAGCATCAGCAAACAGTGTTGAAGTTGCTATTTCACGCGCAACAGATGACATGAAGGCACACGTTAAAGACGTTGATGCAACTTCAAACACAAACAAAGTACAGCTCTTGAAGGCTAACTTCAAGGCAGTTGGTTCAAATCTACAAATTGATAAGATCCCAGTTACGATCACATCAGGTGTAGCATTGAATTTGATGGCAAGTACTCTCTACCTTCAAAACGCAAGTGGAGTAGTTCTTGACTCAACAACTGTTCAAGCAACTGGTACATCAACAGCGTACACATTCAAGAATCTTAATCAGACAATCACGAATGGTTCATCAGCTGACTTCATCGTCTCTGCTGACATCCTTCCACTTCCTGGTACAACTGCATTTGTTGCAGGTTCAACCATGAGTGCAACGATTGCTGGTGGGGTTGCTGGATATGACATTACTGATGCAACTGGTAATACTATTGGTGCTACTAAACTTATCGGTTCTGCAACAGGTGAATCTGTAGCATTCTACGATAAGGGCATCATGGTTGATCCAATCTCTGCAACAGCAAGTCTTACACCAGGTACATCTGCAAATGATGACATCCAAACATTTACTATCGCTTTCAAGGTAACAGCATTCGGCAGTACAATCTACATGCCAACACTTGCTGGTACATCAGGCGAGAAAGTAATCTTTGGTGTTGATAAGTCTGGAGTTACAGTATCAAACGCTCAAGTTTCTGGTGTTGTAGTGGATACAGGACCATACAGTCCTTCACTCTCATCAAATGGTAACTTCGTTATTAACAGCGGTACAAGTGAAAACTTCACTCTTACTGTAAGTGTTACTGATGGTGTTACTAATACAGCTGGTCTCTACCGTGCTTACCTTTCAAGCATCAACTGGGATTCAACTGATATAGCTGCGGCTGGTACATTCACTGGTCTATACAACTTCAACCTTGGTCCAACGAATGCGGCGTTCACTACGAACTACCAAAACGCTAACTAA
- a CDS encoding glycosyltransferase — MRIFYFITKSECGGAQSVIWELLSAHKKNGDEVIVMASTSGWLADETKAFGFSFIPNRFIQKTLNPILILRALFVYRNAVLEFKPDIVSLHSSFSGFIGRIGLLNRYPVVYTAHGWGFINGVSLPKKIIAIVAEKIAAYFCKKIICVSVFDQQIALSYAIAKKEKINVIHNGVTIPSNITRKHENKKLRIVFLGRFAEPKRQDLLIAAFARLPQALQAKVEVRLLGNGPKKSKLNTQILALHVEKSIYITETLDRAKALAELSEGDILVLVSDWEGFPMVILEALQLSIPVIANNVGGMSEAIDATVGALLPAQVTSEDIALALIELISNDDFRHQKGIKAKERGMQYTGEIMSREVFALYVSILKSYARKV; from the coding sequence ATGCGAATATTTTATTTTATTACAAAATCGGAATGCGGAGGTGCCCAGAGCGTCATTTGGGAACTTCTTTCAGCACATAAAAAAAATGGGGATGAAGTTATTGTAATGGCATCTACTAGTGGATGGCTTGCAGATGAAACAAAAGCATTTGGATTTTCATTTATCCCAAATCGATTTATTCAAAAGACACTTAATCCGATACTTATTCTCCGAGCACTTTTTGTATATCGAAACGCTGTACTAGAATTTAAGCCCGATATCGTCTCACTACATAGCTCATTTTCAGGATTTATTGGGCGCATAGGGCTATTGAATAGATATCCTGTGGTATATACAGCCCATGGTTGGGGATTCATCAATGGTGTATCATTGCCTAAAAAAATTATTGCCATTGTTGCAGAAAAGATTGCGGCATACTTTTGCAAAAAAATCATATGCGTATCAGTGTTTGATCAGCAGATTGCATTGTCGTACGCCATTGCCAAAAAGGAAAAGATTAATGTTATTCATAATGGCGTAACCATCCCAAGCAATATTACCCGAAAGCATGAAAACAAGAAATTGCGAATTGTGTTTTTAGGAAGGTTTGCAGAACCAAAACGTCAGGATCTCCTGATTGCTGCTTTCGCCCGTTTGCCTCAAGCTTTGCAGGCAAAGGTAGAAGTGCGATTGCTCGGTAATGGACCAAAAAAATCAAAGCTCAATACACAAATACTAGCACTGCATGTAGAAAAAAGTATATATATTACTGAGACTCTAGATAGAGCTAAAGCATTGGCTGAGTTATCAGAAGGTGATATTTTAGTCCTTGTATCTGATTGGGAGGGTTTCCCAATGGTAATTTTAGAAGCTTTGCAACTTAGTATACCTGTTATTGCAAATAATGTCGGTGGTATGAGTGAGGCAATTGATGCAACTGTAGGTGCGCTTTTGCCTGCGCAGGTGACATCTGAAGATATAGCACTTGCGCTTATTGAGCTTATTTCAAATGATGATTTTCGGCATCAAAAAGGAATAAAGGCTAAAGAGCGTGGTATGCAATATACTGGAGAAATCATGAGTAGAGAAGTATTTGCACTCTATGTATCTATTTTAAAATCATATGCAAGAAAAGTCTAA
- a CDS encoding O-antigen ligase family protein — protein MKTIEIFQQKCTSMLLPVLPYIIACTLFFGSTVVFSGIWFNYINSKTFIIAIGSACTIALVLFAVPWATLKNLLYTRMTWGIVAFLIVLVVAMLGSVDRVLSWLGHPERGTGTFFILLVALGAIAIGVALKDPKKIRRFLLYPITGAAVIVSLSVILGPSGFGIITSQVLENSSGGGLIGNSSFTGTYLAEALFIAIYLFATATTRTSRIVFGIVGATILVNPTLVNFAIFHGSITRVVDVLGNARADVIALIGGLLIVWGIIWSTSQRTIKKWSGRIILFCTIVGFLVSLILLVLPQTYIHQAFIQEATGSRFIYWDIALQGIQDHPVLGSGPETYRYTYEKYFNPDMMLAAYNKEQWSDKPHNAYMEWLSTTGIIGGIAYMFMLGCIAWGSFRVYRLTKHRWFFASINGFLFTALISNVFVFDTPTSYLLLFAVMAWVISSEGSLRSVNLGIETKPVTNINFISRAVCGVVLVVVTLVIMIPEMSKLKHAFVESQMPIEDRQLSYARVESISPFGSGIFIAERVDTYSQLYQAHIDEIVVLAEPQKDIIITDLDAMAKVLNDSFLIHPINTQATLALGRIASLKIAILNKLDSDALTEMQNAADKTIAISPTMPQGYWLLGQRYIYEGDYENALVSFQKGLAIDRLIPESHQIIINLAVLTKNETLLKEAQAQALADTGLLFNDNSVSK, from the coding sequence ATGAAAACTATAGAAATTTTTCAGCAAAAATGCACAAGTATGCTTTTGCCTGTTTTGCCGTATATTATTGCCTGTACATTATTTTTTGGATCTACTGTTGTATTTTCTGGGATATGGTTCAATTATATAAATTCGAAGACATTTATTATAGCCATCGGTAGTGCTTGTACGATAGCGCTTGTATTGTTTGCTGTGCCATGGGCAACGCTCAAGAATCTATTGTATACGAGAATGACGTGGGGTATTGTTGCATTCCTTATTGTTTTGGTAGTGGCAATGCTTGGTAGTGTAGATAGGGTACTGTCATGGCTTGGACATCCGGAACGGGGAACTGGTACTTTTTTTATACTGCTTGTAGCACTTGGGGCTATTGCAATTGGGGTAGCACTCAAAGATCCAAAAAAGATCAGACGTTTTTTGCTTTATCCAATTACTGGGGCTGCAGTCATTGTGAGTCTCTCGGTTATTCTTGGTCCGAGCGGATTTGGAATCATTACAAGTCAAGTTTTGGAAAATAGTTCAGGCGGCGGACTTATTGGTAACTCTTCATTTACTGGTACGTATCTTGCTGAAGCATTATTCATTGCTATATATCTTTTTGCCACGGCAACGACCCGGACGAGTCGAATCGTGTTCGGTATTGTTGGGGCTACCATACTTGTTAATCCAACGCTTGTTAATTTTGCGATATTTCATGGCTCCATTACCCGAGTAGTTGACGTGCTTGGAAATGCTCGTGCCGATGTTATTGCGCTTATTGGAGGCTTGCTCATAGTGTGGGGCATTATCTGGTCAACATCACAGCGTACGATAAAAAAATGGTCAGGACGTATTATTCTTTTTTGTACCATAGTTGGATTTCTGGTGTCTCTTATACTCCTTGTGCTGCCACAGACATATATACATCAAGCATTCATCCAAGAAGCTACTGGTAGTCGTTTTATCTATTGGGATATTGCGCTTCAAGGTATCCAGGACCATCCTGTCCTAGGTAGCGGGCCTGAAACATATCGATATACCTATGAGAAATATTTCAATCCAGACATGATGCTTGCAGCATATAATAAAGAGCAGTGGAGTGATAAACCCCACAACGCTTATATGGAATGGCTCTCGACGACAGGTATAATTGGGGGTATTGCTTATATGTTTATGCTTGGCTGTATTGCGTGGGGATCATTTAGAGTTTACCGCTTGACTAAGCATCGTTGGTTTTTTGCAAGCATCAATGGTTTTCTTTTTACTGCACTTATAAGTAATGTATTTGTATTTGATACACCAACGAGCTACTTGTTACTATTTGCAGTTATGGCCTGGGTCATTTCTTCTGAAGGTAGTTTAAGAAGTGTAAATCTAGGAATCGAAACAAAGCCTGTTACAAATATTAATTTTATAAGTCGTGCTGTATGCGGCGTTGTGCTTGTTGTAGTCACGCTCGTTATTATGATTCCTGAAATGAGCAAGCTCAAGCATGCATTTGTTGAATCACAAATGCCAATCGAAGATAGACAGCTGTCCTATGCTCGAGTTGAATCCATATCTCCATTTGGTAGTGGCATATTTATAGCAGAACGAGTAGATACGTATAGCCAGCTATATCAGGCGCACATAGATGAGATTGTAGTATTAGCCGAGCCGCAGAAAGATATTATTATTACTGATCTTGATGCAATGGCAAAAGTGCTTAATGATAGTTTCCTTATACATCCGATAAACACGCAGGCGACACTTGCGCTTGGGCGTATTGCAAGTTTAAAAATTGCAATTTTAAATAAATTAGATTCGGATGCGCTTACTGAAATGCAAAATGCTGCTGATAAAACTATTGCCATATCTCCAACAATGCCGCAAGGTTATTGGTTGCTAGGGCAAAGATATATCTACGAAGGTGATTATGAAAATGCATTGGTATCTTTTCAAAAGGGATTGGCAATTGATAGATTAATTCCAGAATCACACCAGATTATTATTAATTTAGCAGTACTTACAAAGAATGAAACGTTATTAAAAGAAGCCCAAGCTCAAGCATTGGCTGATACGGGGCTACTATTTAATGACAATAGTGTCAGTAAGTAA
- a CDS encoding glycosyltransferase family 4 protein: MKIISLGVEEGLFDESSKVRERILSYGKLFDEYHIIAFTKTKREKSQIANVSIYPIFAKNKVRALLEAYRQIKNIIQDKPKRDTVITSQDPFEIGFLAYFVAKRFAVPLQLQIHINFFTPEFKQESIRHVWQARIANYILPKATGIRSVSEQITKYLVTQLAISPEKITTLPIATDIGYFSEVMQLPRPKEIPEKAKVVLMASRFEKQKNIPLGLEAFVKLHSSVFLVLIGRGSQESVIKNLVTSLHIENKVILLPWVNDLRPWYQFADVFLLTSNYESWGMTVVESIASGTPVVATTVGCVEEIIEDGVNGYKVNVGDQDMITERLANVLYDSAFNRSDVRASLNVLDTEAYMQAYQDAFKKLL, from the coding sequence ATGAAAATAATTTCTCTAGGCGTTGAAGAAGGACTATTTGATGAAAGCTCCAAAGTGCGCGAGCGGATACTTTCCTATGGGAAACTTTTTGATGAGTACCATATTATTGCTTTCACAAAGACGAAGCGTGAAAAATCTCAGATAGCAAATGTTAGTATATACCCGATTTTTGCAAAAAATAAAGTGAGAGCACTACTTGAAGCTTATAGACAAATTAAGAATATTATACAAGATAAACCAAAAAGAGATACTGTGATTACTTCGCAAGATCCTTTTGAAATTGGTTTTTTGGCATATTTTGTCGCCAAACGTTTTGCTGTGCCACTACAGCTTCAAATCCATATTAATTTTTTTACTCCAGAATTTAAACAAGAATCAATTCGACATGTTTGGCAAGCAAGAATTGCCAACTATATCCTCCCAAAAGCAACAGGAATCCGATCTGTTTCTGAACAAATTACAAAGTATCTCGTGACACAACTAGCTATCAGTCCAGAGAAGATTACGACTCTCCCTATTGCAACAGATATTGGTTATTTTTCAGAAGTCATGCAATTACCACGACCAAAAGAAATTCCTGAAAAAGCAAAGGTGGTCCTTATGGCATCACGATTCGAGAAGCAGAAAAATATTCCACTTGGACTAGAAGCATTTGTAAAGCTACATTCTAGTGTATTTCTTGTTCTTATTGGTAGAGGAAGTCAAGAGAGTGTAATAAAGAATTTGGTCACCAGCTTGCACATCGAAAATAAAGTTATTCTTCTACCTTGGGTGAATGATCTAAGGCCATGGTATCAATTTGCGGATGTCTTTTTACTTACATCAAACTATGAGAGCTGGGGAATGACTGTAGTTGAATCAATTGCTTCTGGCACGCCAGTTGTTGCAACGACGGTCGGTTGTGTTGAAGAAATTATTGAAGACGGTGTTAATGGGTATAAGGTAAATGTTGGAGATCAAGATATGATAACAGAAAGACTTGCCAATGTTTTGTATGATTCTGCGTTTAATCGTTCAGATGTCCGGGCTTCACTTAATGTTCTTGATACTGAAGCGTATATGCAAGCATACCAAGACGCATTTAAAAAACTTCTATGA
- a CDS encoding glycosyltransferase family 4 protein, with product MQEKSKRILIFSLVYFPRFIGGAEVAVKEITDRIPDASFDMVTLRTEHDRNMQVGNVTIYGVGPYCGGSGILQKILRTIIKHIYPFLALVKATKLHREYGYTHTWSIMASYAGFAALFFKWRYPKILFLLTLQEGDPIAYIKRRAFLVYPLFVEIFRRADTIQVISNYLATFAKDMGYSNEPVVIPNGVTIEHFSKDIPEEEIVGLQKKLGKQPEDIFIMTASRLVKKNGVKDIVEALVFLPKQYKLVVAGQGKLEKSLKSKVTNLKLEDRVIFVGFISHELLPLYLKASDIFVRPSLSEGLGNSFLEAMAAGIPVVGTPVGGIPDFLTDRETGIFCDSENPASIAKAVRLYEDIKLKQKIIINAKELVIKKFDWDAVTQKMSNLL from the coding sequence ATGCAAGAAAAGTCTAAACGGATACTTATTTTTTCATTGGTATACTTCCCTCGATTTATCGGCGGAGCAGAGGTTGCGGTCAAAGAAATTACTGATCGTATACCTGATGCCTCTTTTGATATGGTAACGCTTCGAACGGAACATGATCGAAATATGCAGGTAGGTAATGTGACTATCTATGGCGTTGGTCCGTATTGTGGTGGCAGTGGGATTTTGCAAAAAATATTGCGAACAATCATAAAACATATCTATCCATTTTTAGCATTAGTAAAAGCAACAAAACTTCATAGAGAATACGGCTATACACACACGTGGTCAATCATGGCAAGCTATGCCGGTTTTGCAGCACTCTTTTTTAAATGGCGTTATCCAAAAATTCTATTTCTTTTGACACTACAAGAAGGTGATCCAATTGCATATATAAAACGACGAGCATTTTTAGTCTATCCATTATTTGTCGAAATTTTCCGCAGGGCTGATACGATACAAGTAATTTCAAACTATCTGGCAACATTCGCTAAAGATATGGGTTACTCAAATGAACCTGTAGTAATTCCAAATGGAGTTACGATAGAGCATTTTAGTAAAGATATTCCAGAAGAGGAAATAGTTGGGCTACAAAAAAAATTAGGTAAGCAGCCAGAAGATATATTTATTATGACAGCTTCGCGATTAGTAAAGAAAAATGGCGTAAAAGATATTGTTGAAGCATTGGTATTCTTGCCAAAACAATATAAATTAGTTGTTGCTGGTCAAGGGAAGCTTGAGAAAAGTCTAAAGTCTAAAGTTACAAACCTAAAGTTGGAAGATAGAGTTATTTTTGTTGGCTTTATTTCACATGAACTATTGCCGCTGTATTTGAAAGCCTCAGATATTTTTGTGAGACCCTCATTATCTGAGGGGCTTGGAAATTCGTTCCTGGAAGCCATGGCAGCAGGTATTCCTGTTGTTGGCACACCTGTTGGTGGTATACCAGACTTCCTCACTGATAGGGAAACTGGCATTTTTTGCGATTCAGAAAATCCTGCATCAATCGCTAAAGCAGTTCGTTTATATGAAGATATAAAACTTAAGCAAAAAATTATTATAAATGCCAAAGAACTCGTTATAAAGAAATTTGATTGGGATGCAGTTACACAAAAAATGAGCAACCTACTGTAA